From the Peptococcaceae bacterium 1198_IL3148 genome, the window GTTCCTCACCCACTGATGTCGAGCAAATAACATTCTGTATATTCCCTTTATCAATTGCCACAGACATCACCTCCCGTATTCTTGATTTTGCTAAACTAATAAATTTTACGGCATAGTAAATTTGTCCCGAATCTAGTAAATTAGTCCTATTGATAATGACATAATAATACGACATAAATCATATAAATCCTTGAACATTCTTGCAAAAAGAATGTCGAAATTTATTACATAAATAATTCCTCATGCCAATGTTTAATAATCCGTCTCGTTGTTCACAGTTACTCGAATAGTAAGCGCTTACTTTCCTTTTAATTTTCTGAGGGCAAAAAAAAGACCGCACGATTCAGCAAATCGTACGGTCGGTTGCACTACTGACTCAAATACAGTTCAAGTGCCCAAATACAAACTGTATATCTTCGTCCCCGTCAGAAATAACGCATCATATAGATTTAATTGTAATTTAGTTTATTAATACGACGAAGATAGTCCAAACTCCTTGTATATTACAGAAATAACTTACAAAAAGAATGTCAATATTTGTTGATAATTAAAATGTTGTCCCTATTAATAATCCAGTACATCCACTTTGTATATTTTCCATGCTCCCTTTATGTTGGTTAATCCAAAGCGTTCGGTGACAGTGATGTTCTGCTGCTGGGAGTTGGCTTGGTTTAGGGTGTATTTAACTTTAACCACCACCGTTGCTAAGTGGTTGTTTTTGAATTTGACGTCAAAGCCACCGATACGGCTTATCGAGCTGATGTTTAAGGACGTTGGGGAATCTTCCACCGCTCCGAGGCCGCCATTTTTCAGTGACAGAGTGGCGCCACCGGTGGTGTAGTGAGTTAACTCCGTTAGTTTGTTGTCCCTTTGCATCACCGTTTCTAGGTCAGCTAGGTAACCGTCTATTACATTCTGCAGCTGGCCGTCCGTTGGTGTCGCTGTGCTGTCGGTCTTTAAAAATCGATTGAGAATCACCAGCACTTCCGCCCGGGTGGCGTTTCTATTGGGTTCAAAGGTGGTGGCGGTGCGACCGCCAATGATGCCGGCTTTCTTGGCCTGCAGCACCGAGGTGGCATACCACTTGTTCAATGGTACGTCTTTAAAGTTAGCATCATAGGGCGGTTGGGGCGGTGATTGTACCGCGTTCATAATCATGGCCGCGATTTCGGCCCGGGTGATGTTTTTGTGGGGCTGAAAGTAGGTTCGGCCATCGCTGCCGGGGACACCATTGATAATTCCATTGGCGCTGAGGGACGCCACCGCACCCTTAGCCCAAGCAGGTATTTGCTGCCAATCGGCAAAATCCGGCTGCTGGCTGGTAGCCTCTAAGCGCAGGGTTTTAGCCATTAGCGCGGCAAACTCCACCCGGGTAATGGGCTTGTTGGGTTTAGCAAAATATTTACCGTTTTCGGCATAACCGCTTAAAATATCCAACTGAATCATTTCCGTTAATTCTGCTTCGGCCCAGTGGTTATCTATATCCACAAACTGGTTGGGCAAAGCCACCGCAGCATAGGAACTGACGGAGTTGGTCAACACCGTGACCGCTGTAATAAAAGAAACCAGCAATTTACGCATCTAAATCCAAACCTCCACATAGTTTTTTAACGGGACAAGGGGACAGGTTCTGTGTCCCAAGGCTGGGACACCAAACCTGTCCCCTTGTCCCTCTCTTATGGTTCAACTTCTAACAAGATATCAAAGGTTCGGTTCCATGGTAAATCTACCTTTAGTTGATCGATGGGGAAATCCTTTAGGTTGTCGGTGGCAAAGGTTTTTAGTTGCTGTTCAATCTCCGTTGCCACTGGGCCCTTGTCAGGGCCTAGGTTATATTTATTGATGTTGCCCTGTTGTACTTGGCTGCGGACATTGGCTTGGTAGCCCCAGTCGTCCAGTAGGCGCACTGCCAGCAGGTGCAACCTGTCCGCTTCACCGATATCCTGGGACAACATGCCTTGGGCCAGGGCATAACCCACAGTATTGCCGGCGGTATTCCAACCGGCATAGGCTGTCAATTGGGGCAACAACTTCTGGTTCGCCAAGGTGGCCATTAGACTGTTATCTGCACCGTTGGCCAGCGCCACATCGGCAACCGCCACGCGGCGGCCTTTCCCAATATGCCGACTAATGTCATTGACCAAAGCGGTGGTGGTTCTTTTGGGCTCCGCCACATTGGCGGCACTACCCGCTTCACCAATGACCCCGTCTTCCGGGGTGTTCACTGCCAAAATTAAGTCTGCCTGCTCAGGCTCAGCAATAACTTTACCGCCAGCGGCCACAATGTGGGCGGTAACGCTCTCTCCCAGCGTTACATCTTCATACTTAGGGGTGGTGTTCGCCCCCCGGCCCGGTGCATAAGAGGTATAGACCGCCGGGGTGTTGCCCTGGGCATCGTTCAACGCCCGGGTCAACAGCACTAGGCCCACTTCATCCGCCCCGGGAAAGGAGTTATATTTAGCAGCATCCAGTGCGGCTATTTCTTCGGTTAATGACCGATACTCTTTATGAGACTGGGAGTAAGACAGGGTATCGTCCCGACAGAGAATCATGTAATCCATCACGTTAGTTTTGGTTTGCTCCAGCAGTTGCCGATTAATGGCGAGGTTCTTCTCCCGCCGCTGATACCAGTCTGTCAATACATCACCGGGGATGTCGGTTAACAGTTGGTTTAGCTTTACTTCCTCCGCTGCCGCTAGTCCTTCAATCTCCGCTTTATCCCGCAGCGCAGTCAGTTGAAAGATACGACTGCCATAGGTACCGTAGTAATCCGGCTCGGCCACGTTGGTGTTGCCCTTGTGGGTGCGCATTAGCGTGCTAAAGACATAAAGTTTAGCATCGGGGTTTTGTTGTTTTAGCTGGTTGAACTTGTCCACCCGGTCTGTCAATGTTGCCTGGTCTAAGTTATGGATGCGGGAGGGGGTTAGGCCACCGTACACCAAGGCATCGGCCGACAACACCAGGTAATCCGCCTGGGAGCAGTTGTCAAACAGCCATTGCCACAATTTATCCACCTGCCCAGGCTGCTTAATATGGGGCAAGTACTCCTCCGGGGGCAGTAGCAAATTAAATGAAGTGGCGTTAATGGTATCGGCGACGTAATCTAGGTTGACCGGTCGCTCATCCATGGGGATATACAGCAACGTGATTTCTTTATTATCCTCTGCGCAGGCGGTTAGAGTAAAACAAAATATTAGCGTTAGCATGAGCAATAGTTTTTTCAACATGAGAAGCCTCCTGGAACAAGGGGACAGGTTCCGCGTCCCATTAATAATGGGGACACGGAACCTGTCCCCTTGTCCCTTTTCCCTTGCTTATTGTTCGTCGATTTGGATTGATTCTGTTTGCCCATAACCACCAGCCGGTGGCAACCAGGGGGTGCCGTTATTTGCTGAGGCATCATTTGTTGGTGGCTGTGTTTGCTGTTGCGGTGTGGCATTGGTTGATTCATCCACATCTCCGTCACTTGGTTGTTCTCCCTGCCCTTGCTGTTGGCTACTATTATCTGTTCCGCTATTTTGCGGCTCAGTAGATGTATCTGTCACTGGTTCCTTTTGGGTAGGAACCCAGTCAGTGGCCTGTTCTTTTTTAGTGGGTGTTTCTGGTGTTTTTGGCGTTTCAGTAACTGTGTTTTGCACTACAGTAGACCCTTGAATTGTCTCGGTGGTTTCTCCCTCAAACAGGGCCATGACAGCTTGGTTAGCCACCTCTGGTTCCACATGCCAATAACTTAGGCCATCTATAGTAGCAAAAGTACCCGGCAGGGTTTGGGTAACTATTTCCAAATTGCTTAAATTCTTAGCGGCCTTGGCTAAACTTGCCATTTCCATTACACCTAAGTTGGTCTCTACGTTTTTACTAACGCTGGGCACAATTTTGTGCAGCTTGGTTACCGAACTGGGTGACAACACCTCTTGGGCTAAGGCCTTCAGAAATTTTTGCTGGTGGGCGGCACGATCGACGTCACCGTTGACATAGCCCCTAAAGCGCACATACTGCAGCGCTTTATCGCCATCTAAATGCTGCATGCCCTTTTTCAAATTAATTCTAGTGCCATCCATCGGATCGTAGTAGCTCATGTTTTGCTCCACTTCGTAGTCTAAACCACCGACGGCATCCACAATATCTTTAAAGCCATTAAAGTTGGTCAGTACATAATAATCAATGGGCACACCCAATAAGTCAGATACCACCTGGCTGGCCAATTCCGGCCCACCAAAAACGTTGGCAGAATTTATTTTCTGATAGCCGTGTTTGGGTATTTCCACCCTGGTGTCCCGGGGAATAGACATCATTGAAATGCGATTGGTTTCTTTATCTACACTGACAAAAATCATGGTGTCTGTTCGGGACTTGGTTTCACCGGGGCGGGCGTCCATGCCCAAAAGTAACACATTTATCCGATCATTTAATATGGATTCATCA encodes:
- a CDS encoding DUF4127 family protein, with translation MLKKLLLMLTLIFCFTLTACAEDNKEITLLYIPMDERPVNLDYVADTINATSFNLLLPPEEYLPHIKQPGQVDKLWQWLFDNCSQADYLVLSADALVYGGLTPSRIHNLDQATLTDRVDKFNQLKQQNPDAKLYVFSTLMRTHKGNTNVAEPDYYGTYGSRIFQLTALRDKAEIEGLAAAEEVKLNQLLTDIPGDVLTDWYQRREKNLAINRQLLEQTKTNVMDYMILCRDDTLSYSQSHKEYRSLTEEIAALDAAKYNSFPGADEVGLVLLTRALNDAQGNTPAVYTSYAPGRGANTTPKYEDVTLGESVTAHIVAAGGKVIAEPEQADLILAVNTPEDGVIGEAGSAANVAEPKRTTTALVNDISRHIGKGRRVAVADVALANGADNSLMATLANQKLLPQLTAYAGWNTAGNTVGYALAQGMLSQDIGEADRLHLLAVRLLDDWGYQANVRSQVQQGNINKYNLGPDKGPVATEIEQQLKTFATDNLKDFPIDQLKVDLPWNRTFDILLEVEP
- a CDS encoding S-layer homology domain-containing protein, translated to MRKLLVSFITAVTVLTNSVSSYAAVALPNQFVDIDNHWAEAELTEMIQLDILSGYAENGKYFAKPNKPITRVEFAALMAKTLRLEATSQQPDFADWQQIPAWAKGAVASLSANGIINGVPGSDGRTYFQPHKNITRAEIAAMIMNAVQSPPQPPYDANFKDVPLNKWYATSVLQAKKAGIIGGRTATTFEPNRNATRAEVLVILNRFLKTDSTATPTDGQLQNVIDGYLADLETVMQRDNKLTELTHYTTGGATLSLKNGGLGAVEDSPTSLNISSISRIGGFDVKFKNNHLATVVVKVKYTLNQANSQQQNITVTERFGLTNIKGAWKIYKVDVLDY
- a CDS encoding LCP family protein — its product is MAKKRKLKKKMPIIIFSVLLVALFVVGYQVAANYLFPDLDTNLLGQEKDVDESILNDRINVLLLGMDARPGETKSRTDTMIFVSVDKETNRISMMSIPRDTRVEIPKHGYQKINSANVFGGPELASQVVSDLLGVPIDYYVLTNFNGFKDIVDAVGGLDYEVEQNMSYYDPMDGTRINLKKGMQHLDGDKALQYVRFRGYVNGDVDRAAHQQKFLKALAQEVLSPSSVTKLHKIVPSVSKNVETNLGVMEMASLAKAAKNLSNLEIVTQTLPGTFATIDGLSYWHVEPEVANQAVMALFEGETTETIQGSTVVQNTVTETPKTPETPTKKEQATDWVPTQKEPVTDTSTEPQNSGTDNSSQQQGQGEQPSDGDVDESTNATPQQQTQPPTNDASANNGTPWLPPAGGYGQTESIQIDEQ